The DNA sequence TGTTCAAAAACGGTCCGGCCCCCCAAAAGGAACGGAGGAACTGGCCCATTGTCCTGGGGCTGGTGCTGCTGGCATCGCTCATAACCTTCGGTGCGACCTTCCTGTTCCTGCACGGGGGCAAGGGGAAAAGGCATGCCGCTTCTCCGATTGTGCTGCCGCCGCCATCGGTGCCCCCTGCGCCGGCACTACCGTCGCTTCCCGCCAAACCGGCGATGCCCGAGCCGCCGCCCGGTCCGCCTGCGGCGGTTGCTCCGCAGAAAGCCGCGCCGCCTCCGGCACGGGTGCCGAAAGCCGCCAAGCCGCCCGTGCCCTGGCACCCCCCGGTTGCCCGGCCGGCACGACCAGTGGCACCGGCAGCCGAGGAAAACGCCCCCGCTGAGCCCGCCCGGCCCGCAGCCACTGCCCTTGTCGCCGCTCCCGCCGATATTAAGGTATCGGGCATCGCCTGGCAGGAACGTCGCGGTGCGTCCCGGGCGGTGGTGAATGGCTTCCTCCTGCGGGAGGGCAATACGGTTTCCGGCGCCAGGATTGTGGAGATCTTCCAGAACAAGGTCCGTTTCAGTTCAGGCACGGGAACCTTCGAAGTGTATCTGGTCGCCACCGGTTTGCCGGCGGCACCGAAATAGATGGGTATCGAGGTGCGCGTGGGCATTCGCTTTCTGCTGCTTTTCATGCTGTTTTCGCTGCTCTCCGGGTGCGGGAAGAAGGGGCCGCTGCTCTATCCCGACATGCTGGTCCCGGCCGCTGTGACCGCCTTGACGGCAAACCAGAGCGGCGCCGGCGTCAAGATCGCCTTTGAGTTGCCGGATAAGGACATGGCCGGGCGTTCGCTGCGGGATCTGGCCGGCGTAAGCGTCTTCAAACGGGTGGAATCATCGCTCCAGCAGCCCGATTGCCCCGCTTGCACCGATGATTTCCGGCTGTTTCGCAAGCTCTATCTCGATCTGCCCGATGCCACCCAGATCTACGGCAACAAGGTGGTGCTCCTGGACGGCGAGACGCGCAGGAATACCGCCTATAGCTACTACGTCGTCCCCTTTGCCCGGGATAACTCCGCGGGGGCGAGCTCGGCGCCGGTACGCGTTCGGGTCACGTTGCAGCCGTTCCCCCCGGTTCTCCAGGTCCTGCCGGCACCCACGGAAATCAAGCTGGAATTCGTGGCCATTCCGCCCGAGGAAGGCTCCTTCGTGGGGTATAACGTCTACCGCACCGCCAGGAACGAGCCCATGCCCTATCTTCCGCTGAACAAGGAACCGCTTACGGGCACCACGTACACCGATTCGGGGCTGGAGCGCAAGACGGTCTACCGCTATGTGGTCAGGACGGTGGTGCGCATGCCGTGGGGCGGGGTCGCCGAGAGCGGGGCCTCGAACGAGGCGGAAGGGGCTTTGAAGGAAGAGGAGTAATAACAGGTTGTTGAAAAACAGCCATCTCGCCGCCGTCCTCGAATGCCTTTTTGTGCGGCGTAGCGCTGCTACGCCTCCGCGGGGCGTTCTGCGGGTGCGACGATCTGACTATTTTTGAACAACCTGAGTTGAAAGACGAAAGAAACAGAAGAAGCAAAAAAGGGCATCCGACGGGATGCCCTTTTTTGCTTGCATGTTGATGCCGCTGCCGGGAGAAATTACTTGGCGACGGTTTCGGCCAGCTTGGTGGCGATTTCTTTGTAGGGGTTGGCGAACAGGATGATCAGGCAGACAACCAGGGCGTAGATGGCCAGGGACTCGATCATGGCCAGACCGATCATCATGGTGGTCAGGATTTTGCCGGAAGCGCCGGGGTTACGGGAAACGCCTTCTACGGCGCTTTTAACTGCCAGCCCCTGACCGATGCCGGTACCCAGGGTGCCCAGTGCCATGCCGATACCTGCTGCCAGAACGCACATTGTGAAAAAGCTCATTGTTA is a window from the Oryzomonas sagensis genome containing:
- a CDS encoding fibronectin type III domain-containing protein; this translates as MGIRFLLLFMLFSLLSGCGKKGPLLYPDMLVPAAVTALTANQSGAGVKIAFELPDKDMAGRSLRDLAGVSVFKRVESSLQQPDCPACTDDFRLFRKLYLDLPDATQIYGNKVVLLDGETRRNTAYSYYVVPFARDNSAGASSAPVRVRVTLQPFPPVLQVLPAPTEIKLEFVAIPPEEGSFVGYNVYRTARNEPMPYLPLNKEPLTGTTYTDSGLERKTVYRYVVRTVVRMPWGGVAESGASNEAEGALKEEE
- the atpE gene encoding ATP synthase F0 subunit C, translated to MSFFTMCVLAAGIGMALGTLGTGIGQGLAVKSAVEGVSRNPGASGKILTTMMIGLAMIESLAIYALVVCLIILFANPYKEIATKLAETVAK